One genomic window of Candidatus Nitrospira inopinata includes the following:
- a CDS encoding YnbE family lipoprotein — MAGGILASNAACTPRVEVTAPEKPITINLNVKIDHEVRVRVDRELDKVLSKESGLF, encoded by the coding sequence ATGGCGGGCGGTATCCTCGCGTCAAACGCCGCCTGCACTCCGCGCGTTGAGGTAACGGCGCCGGAGAAACCGATCACCATCAACTTAAACGTCAAGATCGACCATGAGGTTCGGGTCAGAGTGGACAGGGAGTTGGACAAAGTGTTGTCGAAAGAGAGCGGTCTCTTTTAG